A window of Halichoerus grypus chromosome 15, mHalGry1.hap1.1, whole genome shotgun sequence genomic DNA:
GTTTTCCCGCGTCCATGTCCCTACATCCTTTCCAAGAGCCCATGTGCTCTCCTGACCCCACCACCCCTGTGCCCCGTTCCCCCTCCGAGCCCATGCGCCGTGTCCACTCCATCCATGCTCGTGTCCCCCTGTTCCTCGTTCCCTATAGGTTAATGTGCTTATGTCCTCCCTGAACCCCCAGGTACCCCCGTGTCCCAATCCCCCGTCCTCTTCATATCCATGTTCCCGCGTGCGTTCGTGTCCCCCGTGTCCTCACGGTCCCCAGAAAGGCACGCGGAGCCGCGGCGGTGAAAGCCGTTCCTTTATTCTGCCCCAGGCTGCGGTCACAAGCACACGGGGAATCCACTGATGGCATCCGTGCTCTGCATGATCATGTCCGCCAGCAGAAAGCTGAAGCCTGGCGGGAGGGGAGCGGAGGGCGGGTGGGGGACGGTGGGTCCTGGGGCAGATGGCCGGGAGCGCCCCGGGGACTGGGGTTTGGGGCCCCAAGGGCGCCCCTGCCGGGTCTGCGGGAGTCGGGAGCGGAGTGTGTTGAGGAGTCCCTGGGAGGGCGGCTGGGAGTCTGCGGGGAAGGGGCTCCTCTGGGCAGTCTCCTCCACCCGCTTCCCGCTGTCCAGGTTACCCGCGAAAATAGAGAAGGGTAAAGCCAGCCACCCCGAAAAATAGGACCACGAGAAGAAGACGTCGTTTTTCCACGCGTTCTTCACGGTGTAGCCTGTCAAGGCGATCAGCAGCAGCAAGCCTGGGCCCCGCGCACCCCGTGAGCTTGGCCGGGGGGGCTGCACCCAAGCCCCACCCAGACCGCGCCCACCGCCCGGGCCAcgcccccttctcccagccccaccccctcctctgggtctccggcccctccccccacttccgtCCCCGCGCCTGAAAGCGCGACCCCtgggcccctgccccctgcaacCCCCAGGCCCACCCTGTGCCTGAGGGCCCGCTGCCGTCTCACCGTAGAGGAAGAAGATGCCGCTCGTAGTCTGGCCCCGCGAGTCGCCCTCGTGGCACAGAATCCGCAGCCCCATCACCAAACCCACGATGCCGGAGGCCGCCGCCAGCACCATGCACGCCCCAGTCACCGCCAGCATGGCTGGGGAGAGCGGCCGCCTCAGCCCCGCGCTGGCTCCGGCCCTGGCCACCACCCCGACCCGCCGGTACGGGGCTGGGAGCAGAGTTGACGGTTTGGATGGGAACTTGGAAGTTACTTCATGAGGGGCAGTTAATGTCGCAACAGGGAAGTAGGTCCCCAAGTGGGGGTTCGTGGTAGTCTCTGTCGCGGGGGAGCAGGTGGACCTGAGACTGGAGTGGAAGGGGCGAGGGTGGGGGCGCCGCAGCATGTGCCCAGCTGTGGTCTGTGCTGGGGGCTGTCTGTCCAGTGGGGGACATCTGGGCGGGCAGGGCCTCACTCTGGCAGGGGATGTTGGAGCAGGTTCCGCCATTACACTCCTGCCACAGGCCACTGTGGCCCCCGGGGTAACGGATCCAGTAGTTGGTGGCAGTGGAGAGAATCGTGAGGATTTGGGCCAAGAAGCCCAGCAAGGTGCCCCCTCTCCGAAGGCTCTGCTTCACCCCCATGCCAGGGAGGCTGCTGCCGAGGGCCACACATGCAAGATTCGCCAACACCCCTCCCGTCCCCAGACCCCTCTCCCGGGTCCTTCAAGTCCTTGAGACCCCCTCCCACATGTCCCTCCATGTCTGACTGCACCCCAGCACCGCTGTCTGGGGGCCCCTCCTTCAGGCCCTCCCCAAACCCAACACCTTCATCACCTACTGCTCCTATTGGGGGCCTTGAGACCTCACCCCCAAGGAATCACTGCTTAGAGACCCTGTCTTTCACCAGTGGAATGTCCCTTTAGCCTGTCcagtgccctccccacccccatgcacacACCCACCTGAATGACTCACACCCAGCTCCCAGGGTTTCTTAGACACAGAGTCCAGAGGCGTGGGGGAAGGGAGACTGGGTCTCTGTGAGGCAGGAGGAGTTCCAGAATCCCCTCTCCCATCAGCCATTTAAAGAGAtaaccacccacccacccatacacacacatacgcacacacctAAGCAGCTCTTCTAGCACACAGACAGCTCAGAGTCAGATGGCAGGTCTGGGGGGAGCCGAAAGGCCATGACATAGCAGACCATAACCTTGTGAAAACGCTTCCCTTGATCTCATAACCTCTGCAGGTCCCCAGCTCTCCGACTGTGCCCCCTTAGGTCCCCACAcagcccctgctcctcctcctccctccacttaGTGCCCGTTTCCCTGGAACCTCCGTCCTGCTCCTTCTTACCAGAGGAGCTtcctcactgggtctctctcccAGACCCCCGACAACCATATCCCAGCCGAGGTCAGCATCTTCCACCAAACCAGGGATGACTCTACCGTCCCACCCGGTTGGTTGTGCCGCACCCCTGGGCACTATCCTTGCTCCCTCTTGCCCATCACTCCACAAGGCCCTTGAATCCCTGAGTCTGgttccttctgccccctccccctgaatctttctggctccttccctctttcccaccTCATGCCCTGGTCCCAGTCGCACCCATTGCGTTGCCAAGCTCCTCTCTCCCTTTGGGCCTCCCTGCATGTCCCAGAGGGGTCTTTCTGGCACCTGGAACTGGCGTTGTCCCTCCCCAGCTCACAACCTCCTCCTAGGTCCCCATTGCCCTCAGGAGAGAGTCACTGTGACCCTCGGGGCCGTTGCTCCCACCTGCTTCTCCATCCTCATGCCCCACCACCCCTGCGTTCTACATTCCGCCACAAGGCACTGTTCTCTATCCCCTGAAAACTTCCAGGCTTTCCACACCTCCACCTTTGGGTCCTTCTGCCTGGATGGCCTTTCCTCGGCCCTCGAGAAGCCCCTAAACACCCTCACCCCAGAaagctccccccaaccccccacccctgacaCAGTCAGTCTTTCTCCCCACCATCCTGGGCTCTGCCTGCTCTCTCACCTCCCCCACCAGACTTGCAGCCCCCAGTGGGCAGGGCCCGGGTCAGACTCCCATCAGCATCCCCAGTGAGACCAAGCAGAAAGGATGAGCTCAGGAAAAGCCAGCTGAAggagtaaatgaattaatgaagtgAGCGAGGAAGACCAGAGTGAAGACAAGGGTGACAAAATcagggagagagtgagaaggaaAGAGCACTGAAGTGGGAAAGaccaaggagaaaagagaaaggatggggTTTCAAGgtagaaacacagagaaagacaagggcGGGAGAAGGGAGCCAACATGGGGCCGTGCCTGAGTCCACACCTGCCCCGGCTCCATGCACAGGAGCCACCTGATGGCACGTGGGGGCTCTGACTCCTTTCTAGGCGCTTAGTGTCGCCCACCAGGGAGCTGGCTTGCCCTCAGCTAATGTCGTGGCTGAATTAATCTCAGAATAACCAGATCCCGGCAAATTTTTGTTGAATGGGtgaagaaacaaatggaggggTTACGGGAGGGCTGGGGGTAAGGGCTAGAGGGAGGGCTGCGGGGGCCTGCGGCTCCTGATGAGGTCTTCCGCGGATA
This region includes:
- the CLDND2 gene encoding claudin domain-containing protein 2; this encodes MGVKQSLRRGGTLLGFLAQILTILSTATNYWIRYPGGHSGLWQECNGGTCSNIPCQTMLAVTGACMVLAAASGIVGLVMGLRILCHEGDSRGQTTSGIFFLYGLLLLIALTGYTVKNAWKNDVFFSWSYFSGWLALPFSIFAGNLDSGKRVEETAQRSPFPADSQPPSQGLLNTLRSRLPQTRQGRPWGPKPQSPGRSRPSAPGPTVPHPPSAPLPPGFSFLLADMIMQSTDAISGFPVCL